In Telopea speciosissima isolate NSW1024214 ecotype Mountain lineage chromosome 10, Tspe_v1, whole genome shotgun sequence, the DNA window CACTCTTCAATATCCTGTAGTATGTTTCTGACAACTTCTCTAGCATGCCACACCGTTGATAAATCCGAAGGATGTCCATGAACAAAAAGGTGTCTGGCATGATATCCTTCTGTTTCTCCATTGCATCTAGGACTGAACAAGCATCATTCAAAGAACCAGCTTTAACATACAGCCTAATCGCAACACCATAGGCAATCATGTCCAAGGCAATTCCTGAGGACTCTAGCTTAAGATAGAGGTCTATTGCTTCAGTAAAAAGACCCATGACACCATATATGTCTATCATTGTACAAGTGATGTGCAGGTTTGGACGGTCATCCAATTTGGGCATTCGAGTAAATATCTTAACAGCATTTTCATGACGGCCCATCTCCTTGCAGGAGCAAATTAACAAGTGATACAAGTTCTCCTCAAAAATTCGGTCCTCCCACTGTTTGTCCCGTAAAACATGCAAAGCATCATCAACCAAACAATGTTTCACATAGGCCATGACCAAAATTGAACATGAAGTCTGGTCAACCAAAACATGTTCATAAAACATACCTTTCAGAATCCGAGGCACCTGGTCTACTTTTCCAGCCTTCTCATATGCCTGTAAGAGACTACTAAGAATAGAGGAATACTGGCACCCCATCTTCCTCATGTCTTCTAGGGTTTCAACAGCACCCTCTTCATCCCTATGCTTTGCTTGCAGGTTTATCATTGTGTACAGGTTAGATGAGTTGGGCCCAAATCCTGCCCGTTTGAGTTCTTTATAGTACCATCTTGCCTCCGAATAATTGTCAACCCTACCCCAGCCTTCTATCATTGACCTGTAAGTTGTTTCATCAGGTTTTAGACCAACATTCTGGAGGTTTTGGTATAGGTTCTGTGCAACATCCATATCAGAGGCTCTCCCATAACCAGTTATCAATGTGTTGTATGCAACAATGTTCAGGGAAATCCCTGCTTCTTGCATTGACATCAATATGCATTCAGCCTCCTTTAGCTTGCCTTGCTGGCTATAAGCATTAAGCAAAACTAACCAATTCTCCAAATTCAGAAGCACTCCATCTTCTTTCATGAAGCCAATAACCTCTTCTGATTTATCATATAAACTAAGGCGAGTATATATAGTAATCATTGCTGAATAGGCAGATTGACAGTGCAGTTTGAAGGACCTCATCTGGGCAAAGATAAACTCTGCTTCTTCAAGATTACCACTCTTCTGGCAAAGGCTCATGACCATACCGAAGGTGGCGATATTGGGCTTAACCTCATTCTCCAACATCAAATGGAACCACTTGCTCCCCATATCTGCAAGACCCTTTTTATAACACGCATATATAAGCGTATTGAAAACCTGAAAGTTGAGTTTGCAATCAGAAACAATAGTCATTTCCTTAATCAGTTCATGGGCTCCATCCCAATCCCTCTTCCTTCCCAGCACTCTAAGTATCAAATTGTAAGCAGTtaagttttctttcaatttcCCATTCTTTCTCATCCAATCGAAGAAGGTCAGTGCTTTGATGTCACTAATCCTCTCAAGCCTTTTTAAGATGGAGTTGCAACGCTCAACACTCGCAAAAGGCGTAACAGCAGGCATGGCAATCACTAAGTCATTATCAACACATGAAGTTGAAACAGACTCCTTATCCTCTCCATCACATCCAAATGAgggtttttcttcttgttccttcACCCTAGAACCAGAGTTCATAGCTACTTCTCCCTTAGAATCCCGAAATCTCTTCCAGAGATTTCTCCCTATCTTCCTGCCCTCACGCCTAGGAATTGACTTTAATTCTGGGTTTGATTCTTCCAATGATTTTAGGGAATGAGAATCAACAGGGTTTGATTCTGGTTCGTCGACCAGTTCTGTGGCCAACCTAGAAACCCTGATGTGATCGAGTCTTCTGAAGGGGTTGGCATTAAGGGCTCCTCTGGAGATCTGAACCCAACCAGTAAAACAAGAAACCCAAAAGGTCTCCACCTTCCCAGAAAGATTGGATTTTCTGGGTTCATAGAACTCCGTTACAGTTGAAAATTTCAAAGAGGCCATGGATCACTCTGGCCTTCTCCTAGAAACTTTGTTGCATCAATTCGTTCACAGATATTATGGAAAAAAGAGGAACTGatgcacagagagagagagagagagagaggataccTCTGGCTGGTCCGATAGATAACGAAGTAACGAACGTAGAGGCAGTGGGATAATACTTCTCTGGCTCAGTGGCTCTTCAAGTGGAAATGGTGACCAAAAGTTTTTTTgttgaacaaaaaaagaaaattaggaaGGGAAAAGTGGGGCCCAAACTCAAATAAATCAATTTCCGAGTCTCAGTCTGAAACTTCAGTaaaagaaaatctctctctctctctttctctactgTTTTTGCAGGAAATGCCAAGATCAGAAGGCAGAAGCCCCATTGTTTCGCTCGCTTTCTCTCCGGATTTCTAGGATTTTAATGAATTATAAGAACCAGATCTCTCATGGCGGAGACCCATATTAGCAATGGAGAAGCCACGGCGGTTTATGATTCTACTAAGCCGACGGTTCTGACCACATCGGCATCTTTTAAGGCTAAGAAGAAGAGTCTTCTCGATCACTCTTGCACGGCTCTGATCCAGTCATGGTTGAGCTCAATTGGCTCGAAAATGTGGTCAGAATTGAAGGATTCTTaatttctttccccctttctGTGTAATCAGATGATTTCCTCCGAAGAAATTGTGGTTTTTTGgggaaatttatgaaatgtCCCctgaaaaatatttgaaaatacttagATCATCCCTCGCATTAGAGTCCTATACTCAAATTAAACCTTAGTTATTGATAAAATCAgctaattaaattttaaaaaattcttaaattacCCTTAGAAGagtataattattattttacccttagatctaaaaacccaacatgtacttttttatttttttcttaattaaaataaagaatgagagagagaatattctctcttcttcttcctcaaatgtagagttactattttacccttgaatctaaAACCCCTaatatccatcttcttcctcacatgacctgcaacttATAGAAACCTGCAAATGGCGGTTAACCGGAGTGGTCACCTGCTCTACAACTCCCGACGAAGGGATAAACTCATACGGCGACCAGTATGCCGACGAAGAATACCGGAAAAAAACCCTTGCGGTTTACAGgggtttcaaaaaccctagCGGTTTACCGAAGTGGCCACCTgctctccatctccatctctctctctctctctcgtaacTCTCGGAGACGAcagcggcggtggtggtggttcaAGTCTTCTTTAATCGCAGCACCTATGCTGCCTCTATTTGATTGATTGGAGCACAACAATCAGCATTGATCTCAAATATTCCCGTGGTTTCAATTTCTGGAAAAATTCTTCTCTAACCTGAGATCTGAAATTACTTTTTACTCTCCCTTTTGATGTGGCATATTTTTTGAAGACAGACTCCTACATATAAGAGgtacactcgatccaaagctTGGGTCCATCTACTGGTTTGATTCAATTTAATTTACACTGTCCTAGCTGCAAGCGGATGCTCTGTTTTTTGAGCTTTTCTTTGACTACTTGCTGCTGGAACTACCAGTGATCTACCCACCGGATCGAGTCaagttttgggggtttttttccTCTCTATAAGACCCTGGATGGTTGGTTGGCGCTAGGCTTTGCTTTCATGCGAAGTTCAGACGGTGACACGACGGCCATGTTCACTCTGTTTTTGGTCCTCCTCCGTAGAGGGTCGTCGTTTTTGGACCTAATCACGGAAGCAAAGGCGGCAGCGACGGTGCTGCCAAAGTGCCAAGGTGAAGCAGGGGCAGTGGGGTATTTTagattgaagatgaaggaaagagtagtattgtaaatttaattctaatgatttagtacaaagataaaatagtcattttatatcaataactaacaacagactaacaccgttagtgtagagggagtgatttgagtattttcaaatatgaggaggtgatctgagtattgactcattttcagggggtgtttcataatttttccttcttttttttttttttttgaaattttgatatttatgattaaaatatataaaaaatggaTGTTATTTTCTAGTTTGTATGCAGAAAAGTACATCTTAAAAGGGCTATCTATCTGAGtggattttttggttttcttcctGGAGTGTCTGCTCTCTACAACTTCATCTTAAAAGATCTCGTAAACCTCTTACAACTTTAAGGTTTTAATGGTGAACTTGTCAATTAatggaaaaagataaaaaattgtCGACTACAAGTTCTGGCGACAATGCATGAGAGATATGGGgaaattctttatttttgtttaaagaAAGATTAAGGGtttatttcaaaaaattccTTTCTGGACAGTTGCATTTTCACAAACTCGAATCACCCACATCCTGTTCTGATGGATGATGTAGGATCTTGTTACGTGTGTCTCAAATTCTTGTATCTGTTTTGAAGATTGACGTGCTTCGACATATTTTGGTGGCAATccaaatgagattttttttttaagtctttGATGGTAATGGAAGGCTTGGGTATGAACCAACTAGATGGATCAACTCgcttggaggagtatttatatgttttaaatGTCTTGTTGTAAATGAAACAAGTGAGATTTAGGGAttttcgagctagggtttttgGGCGGGAATTCTTACActgttttgggtgtttttgagagatctccatttgtattttcttccattttacATAGTGAAATTGTTGGGATTGGTTCCAAGAAGTGTCAAATCTGTGCCTCCTTATTACGTTCAGGGAAAACAATCAAGCGGCTGATTAACTAGCTAATTTTGATTTGCTCAACTAATGGTAATACTTCATTTCAGTCTAATTTCATCCCTTTCCAGAGAGCTCCGAGTCTTTGTGAGGGAAGACAAGGCAAGtttacccctttttttattttaaaggtCCTGGGGGTCTCATGTTGGTTTTTTAGAAGTGTTCCTTGAGTGATTTTTGTATTGGGCTTGGGGTAAAGGCGTAAAGTGGgctatgtcccccccccccctcccccctcccccctcccctcccctcccctccctaaTGCTTTTTTGAAAgagttatttatttaataaaattctaagggccagcccgggtcccaagTAATATtcaggtttaaaaaaaaatcatcttcaACTTCGCCCATGAACATAACACATCACATTGGCGTCTGAACCACGTTGAATCTGTGTCATCTATTTTTGCTCAGTTTTGTTTGTTCGTGTTTGATGGGGTTTGCTTTAACAGATCTCACAAGAAGCTCCACTGACtacagaaacaaaaaatgatatgTTGCTAGCTTTGAAAAGAAatttaaggaagaagaaaaggtatAACAGAAACTGCACTTGTTCAGATGATTCAAGCTCTCCAAACTGGATCCAGAATGGGTTGAACAACAATTCTGTTGCCAGATAAACTTTATCGAACACTTCCCTAACCAAGGAGTGGAACAGAGAAAAGTTAATTTTTATGCTATTTGCATTAGCTTAAGCATCAAGCAAATAAAAGTGAAGTTTCATCCTTTACAGTGGCCTGTGGAGCtttacatcttttttttttccccttctcatTTTAACACTTTAAATAAGATAGAAAACCCCAGCTCATATTGGCAAAATGCTTAATCTGGACATCCATATATCAACAACCTTTGTATGTCTACTCACCACCTATCTGGGTTGTGGAGGCCTGAGCCAGAGGGTCTGTGGGAGTGAGAATGGGGGGAAaattcatttcttctccatggGCAACGATAGAACCTCCTAATTGCTGTCGATGGATTTCAAGTTTTCAGATGCATTCTTCTCCATATTTAGGGCATCCTCCAGTTCTCGGACGACATCTGTCATGTATGGTCGGTAGGCAGAGTGGGATTCAGTGCATG includes these proteins:
- the LOC122642115 gene encoding pentatricopeptide repeat-containing protein At4g30825, chloroplastic: MASLKFSTVTEFYEPRKSNLSGKVETFWVSCFTGWVQISRGALNANPFRRLDHIRVSRLATELVDEPESNPVDSHSLKSLEESNPELKSIPRREGRKIGRNLWKRFRDSKGEVAMNSGSRVKEQEEKPSFGCDGEDKESVSTSCVDNDLVIAMPAVTPFASVERCNSILKRLERISDIKALTFFDWMRKNGKLKENLTAYNLILRVLGRKRDWDGAHELIKEMTIVSDCKLNFQVFNTLIYACYKKGLADMGSKWFHLMLENEVKPNIATFGMVMSLCQKSGNLEEAEFIFAQMRSFKLHCQSAYSAMITIYTRLSLYDKSEEVIGFMKEDGVLLNLENWLVLLNAYSQQGKLKEAECILMSMQEAGISLNIVAYNTLITGYGRASDMDVAQNLYQNLQNVGLKPDETTYRSMIEGWGRVDNYSEARWYYKELKRAGFGPNSSNLYTMINLQAKHRDEEGAVETLEDMRKMGCQYSSILSSLLQAYEKAGKVDQVPRILKGMFYEHVLVDQTSCSILVMAYVKHCLVDDALHVLRDKQWEDRIFEENLYHLLICSCKEMGRHENAVKIFTRMPKLDDRPNLHITCTMIDIYGVMGLFTEAIDLYLKLESSGIALDMIAYGVAIRLYVKAGSLNDACSVLDAMEKQKDIMPDTFLFMDILRIYQRCGMLEKLSETYYRILKSGVSWDQEMYNCVINCCAHALPLDEISRLFDEMLHRGFAPNTITFNVMLDVYGKSRLFKKARKVFLIAKKRGLVDVISYNTIIGAYGQSKDIKNMMSSVLKMQFNGFSVSLEAYNCMLDAYGKDGQIEKFKDVLLRMKESKCASDHYTYNIMINIYGEQGWIDDVAGVLTELKECGLEPDLCSYNTLIKAYGIAGMVEEAVAVVKEMRENGIKPDQKTYLNLISALWRNDNFLEAVKWSLWMKQMGMSS